One Anas platyrhynchos isolate ZD024472 breed Pekin duck chromosome 2, IASCAAS_PekinDuck_T2T, whole genome shotgun sequence DNA segment encodes these proteins:
- the LOC140001707 gene encoding neuropeptides B/W receptor type 1-like produces MAAEGRTLLVGCSGGDKLENNQDPCLSPLFQVLFATSEPGISAAAMENSSLPELNSSCAPGPTDCTGRGDEELNMPPPLLSPSFYITVPVIYSIICAVGLTGNTAVIYVILKAPKMKTVTNIFILNLAIADELFTLVLPINIADYLLLQWPFGEFMCKLIISIDQYNIFSSIYFLTIMSIDRYLVVVATTKSRKMSYRTYRAAKIVSLCVWSFVTVIILPFTVFAKIHKEQGRSQCVFVFPHPESMWWKGSRIYTLILGFAIPVSTICILYTIMLCRLRRVHLHSNAKALDKAKKKVTLMVAVILAVCLFCWTPYHLSTVVALTTDIPQTPLIIGISYFITSLSYANSCFNPFLYAFLDDSFRRSFRKLMDCRTTS; encoded by the coding sequence ATGGCAGCTGAAGGGAGGACACTGCTGGTTGGATGCTCCGGAGGAGACAAGCTTGAGAATAACCAGGATCCATGCCTTTCCCCCCTCTTCCAAGTCCTCTTTGCCACCAGTGAGCCTGGCATCTCTGCTGCGGCTATGGAAAACTCCTCACTTCCAGAGCTCAATTCCTCCTGTGCTCCTGGGCCCACAGACTGCACAGGGAGAGGGGATGAGGAGCTGAATATGCCCCCTCCCCTGCTGAGCCCCAGCTTCTACATCACGGTGCCTGTCATCTACTCCATCatctgtgctgtggggctgacAGGTAACACTGCTGTCATCTATGTAATCCTCAAAGCCCCTAAGATGAAGACAGTCACCAACATCTTCATCCTCAACTTAGCCATTGCTGATGAGCTCTTTACCTTGGTGCTGCCCATCAACATTGCTGACTATTTGCTCCTGCAGTGGCCCTTTGGAGAGTTCATGTGCAAGCTCATCATCTCGATAGACCAGTACAACATCTTCTCCAGCATCTACTTCCTCACCATCATGAGCATTGACCGCTACCTTGTTGTGGTGGCCACTACCAAGTCCAGGAAGATGTCTTACCGCACTTACCGAGCAGCCAAGATTGTGAGCCTCTGCGTCTGGTCCTTCGTCACAGTTATCATCCTGCCCTTCACTGTCTTTGCTAAGATACACAAGGAGCAGGGGCGCTCCCAGTGTGTCTTTGTGTTCCCCCACCCTGAGAGCATGTGGTGGAAAGGCAGTCGGATCTACACCCTTATCTTAGGCTTTGCTATCCCGGTATCCACCATCTGCATCCTCTACACCATCATGTTGTGCAGATTGAGACGAGTGCATCTCCACAGCAATGCCAAAGCCCTGGACAAAGCCAAAAAGAAAGTGACGCTGATGGTGGCTGTCATCCTGGCTGTGTGCCTGTTCTGCTGGACACCCTATCACCTTAGCACAGTGGTGGCCCTCACCACAGACATCCCACAAACTCCTCTGATCATTGGGATTTCCTACTTCATCACTAGCTTGAGTTACGCCAACAGCTGCTTTAACCCTTTCCTGTATGCCTTTCTAGATGACAGTTTCCGGAGGAGCTTTCGCAAACTGATGGACTGCAGAACCACCTCATAG